In the genome of Campylobacter helveticus, the window TGCTAAGAATGGTAGATGCTATGCTTTTCACAAACGAACACGGCGAAGTTTGCCCTGCTGGTTGGAATAAGGGTGATGAAGGTATGAAGGCTAATCCTAAAGGTGTGGCTGAGTATCTTGGCAAAAACGAAAGCAAACTTTAATCTTAAAAAGCCTCTTTTGGAGGCTTTTATTTAATTCTACAAATTTTCACCCATTTAATCTTTTAAATTTCTGCAAATTTTTTAACTTATCTTCAAAATATTTTCCAAACAAGCTTTTGCATTAACTTAAATTAAATTTAAGTAAAATTTAAGGGGGGGGGGGTATCATATCAGTTTTATTTTACTTTTAGGAGGTTTTATGATTTATGTGTTGGCTTTTTTCTTTCCTTACATAGCTTTAGCAGTTCGTGGGCTTTGGATTCAGGCGATTTTTAACTTTATCCTTTGTGTTATTGGTTATGTTTGCATACTTACTGGTATCGGTGCGATTTTGGGTATTCCATTTGAGTTAATTGCAGTGGTTTGGGGCATTATCGCTATATTACAAAATTCTAATAAAAAGCAGCATCAAGAAATGCTGGACGCTTTGAAAAATAAAGACTAAGTTTCCGCTAATTAAGTCTAGAGTTTTACTTTAGACTTCTTCTCATCAAATTTTATCAATTTATACTTTTTTATTATAATTTAGCTTTTAAATTTAAAGGCAAAAAATGGCAGGCGAAGACCAAGAAAAAACGGAAGAACCCACCTCCAAAAAGATAGAAGATGCTAGACAAGAGGGAAATGTCCCTAAGAGTCAAGATGCCTCCGCTGTGGTAACCCTTATCGTTGCGATTACTCTAATTTTATTTTTAATGGGCTTTATGGGCGAGAGGATAGCAAATTTATATAGATATTATCAAAGTTTTATCGGCGTGGAATTTGATTTGCGTATTATTCAGGCTATTATGATGAAAAGCATTTTTGAGGTTTTGATTATCCTTGCTCCTATTGTTTTAAGCATTATGGTGGCGGGGGTCGTGGGTAATATTATGCAATTTGGTTTCATTTTTACAACTAAACCCATTATGCCAAATTTAAGCAAAATCAACCCCCTCAAAGGACTTAAAAATCTTTTCTCCCTTAAAAAACTTATCGAAAGTGTGAAGATTATCCTTAAGGTGAGTGTGGTTTTTACCATAGCTTTTATTGTTCTACTTCAATTTGTCAAAGAGCTTCCTAAGGTCGAGCTTTACAATCTCACCGCACAAATGATTTGGTTAAGAGACAAGGCTTTGATTTTAGCAGCTATTGTAATTATCGCTTTTATTGTGATTGCTGTTCTTGATGTGTTTTTGGTGCGTTTTCAGTATTTTCAAGGGCTTAGAATGAGTAAGCAAGAAATTAAAGATGAGTATAAGCAAATGGAAGGGGACCCGCAGGTAAAAGGTAGAATTAGGCGTTTGCAAATGGAAGCTGCGAGGCGTAGAATGGTGCAAGATGTCGCAGGTGCTGATGTGGTGATTACCAACCCTACCCACTATGCGGTAGCACTTCGCTATGATACGACTAAAGAAAATGCCCCAAGAGTTGTGGCTAAGGGGGTGGATTTTCTTGCGTTACGCATTAAAGAAATGGCTTATAAGCATAATGTTATCGTGTATGAAAATCCACCTCTTGCAAGGCAGCTTTATAGGGATTGTGATATTGACCAAATGATTCCTAGAGAGCTTTTTAAGGCTGTGAGCGAAGTATTTAAATTTGTTTATCAAGCTAATAAGAAAAAATTTCCTAAAAGCTAGTCCATAATTTCTAAGGTAATTTCTTCTTTAAATTTAAGTTGTTTAATGTCTTTTAGTTTTAAATTATTTGGAAGTTTTGAGAGTAATTTCGCATTTGAGCCGATTTGATTTTGTGCTGCAATTCTTAATAAAATCCCCCGATAAGCTTTAGCATAGTGGCTGACTATCTTACCGTTTTTAAGGAATTTATAGGTGCTAATTTTCTTTTTTGGAGTATAAAATTTATCGTAAAATCCAGCCCTTAAATCAAGCACCTCTTCATCTTTTAAATATTCATCTAAAGCCTTACTAAAATGCTCTTTGTAAAATTTTTCTATGGCAAAAGTTCCGAGCTTTGCCCCTTGTTTAAATTTGTAAAAGGGCAGGGTATCACTTGCTCTTACTACGCCAAAAAGATTGGAAAAGATGAGAGTGTTATCTAAAATATAATTTTGCGCTTTTTCTTCTAGGCTTTGAAAATTTAAATACTCATAACTTACACCTGTATAAAGTTCTATGGCGCGTTTTGTGGGAGCTGTTTTGAGATTATGCAAAAATTCTTGTGTGGGATTTTTCACACCAAAAAAAGTTTGTAGCTCTTCTAAATTAGCATTTTTAATACAATTTTCATAAATTTGCAAGGCTTCAAGTCTGTATTTAAAAAGCTCTTTAAAGATAAAAGAGCTTTCATTAAAGGCACCTTCGGTGCATTCTTTATCCTTGCTTTCACTTGGAGAGAAAAGAATTTTCAAGGAACCATCATTCCTATTTGTGAGAGTTGATTGATTGTTTTAAGGATATCGCTAAAATCTTTACCATTGATGGTAATTTTTTCTACGCCACTTTCTTTCAGGGTGTTAAATTCGCTTAATGGAATATCTTTAAAATCAAGTGCAAGATTAAGTTTGTAAAGTGGATTTTTGCTAATATCATTAATCAGTTCAAGAGTTTTAGAATAAAGCAAACTCTGCTCTTCATTGGTGTTTTGATTTTGCAGAACTTCTAGTGAGCTTTTTGCCATATTAATGTAAGGGGCAAAAGCGTCTTTTGTTTGAAGATTAATGTCAAGCTTAAAGTTTTTTACCATACTTTGTTTTAGTATTGCTTCAATAGATTTACTGGAATCATTGTTAAAATTAACAAGGCTTTTTTCATTTACAATCAATTTGTCTGTGTCAAATTTTATTTCAAGTTCATCTAAAGCTTTAAAAACTTCTTCTTTTATGCCGCCTTCCAAACTTGCAGAAATAAAATTTTCCTTATCATTACCTATTTTGTAAGAATAGTTATAATTTACATTTCCCCCATCTTTTGTTGTTAGTAGGTTGAATGCGACATTGTAATTATCTTGGCTTAATTCTTGCATTAGTTTGGCGATTTTTTCGTCATTTATTAAGGCTTTGCTATTATTTTCCACTTGCCTAATGCTTTCATCGCTTAGTTTTAAACTTTCTAAATTTACGCTTGTTTCAAGTTTATCATTTTTAGAGAAAAGATGAGCGTAATAATCTTTATAAGAGATTAAACCAGAAGCATTATTTTCTGTGTAAATTTCGTTGGAGCGAAGCTTGATATTTTTAGCACTAAAAATAGGCGTCCCGCTAGAATTTAGTGAAAAGTCAGGACTATTACATTCTATATAAGCTTTATCAGCTTTACAGGTGAAATCTTTAAGTTTTACTTCAATTTCCTCACTAGTAGTAAATTCTTTAAGTTGCTCTTTAACAACTTCATTAAGACTTTGTTCATATTTTTTCACAACTTCATCACTAATTTCGCTTGAGCAAGCGCTGAAAAAGAGTGCAAAAGCACCAAGTAGAGCTAAATTTTTTTTCATATTTTTCCTTTTTATGTGTTTTATATAGTAAAAGAGAGCGGAATTATAGCAATTTTTTCTTAAATTTTTTATCTTATATTAATTTTTTTTTAATAAAATGGGATTGAATTTATCTTATAAAAGGACAAAAATGAAAAAAATACTTTTAAGCATTTTTACAGCTTTTGTTGCGGTATTTTTAACCGCTTGTGGTAGCGAAACGAAGGAAAATTCCATTGAGAGAATTAAAAACGCAGGGGTTGTTAAAATAGGCGTTTTCGGCGATAAGCCCCCTTTTGGTTATGTTGATGAAAAGGGAGAGAATCAAGGCTATGACATTATCCTTGCCAAACGCATTGCAAAAGAGCTTTTGGGTGATGAAAATAAAGTGGAATTTGTGCTTGTCGAGGCGGCAAATCGTGTTGAGTTTTTAAAGTCTAATAAGGTCGATATTATCCTAGCGAATTTCACACAAACGCCTGAAAGAGCGGAGCAGGTTGATTTTGCTTTGCCTTATATGAAAGTGGCTTTGGGCGTTGCCGTGCCTAAGGATAGTAAGATTAAGAGTGTGGAGGATTTAAAAGATAAGACTTTGATTTTAAATAAAGGCACAACAGCGGACGCGTATTTTACTAAAAATCACGCTGATATTAAAAGTTTGAAATTTGACCAAAATACAGAAACATTTGCCGCTTTGATGGATAAAAGAGGGGACGCTTTAGCACACGATAATACCTTGCTTTTTGCGTGGGTTAAAGAAAGACCGGATTATAAAGTTGTTATTAAAGAGCTTGGTAATCAAGATGTTATCGCTCCAGCGGTTAAAAAAGGCGATAAAGAATTGAAAGAATTTATTGACAATTTAATTGTTTCTTTAGCGGCAGAGCAGTTTTTTCATAAGGCTTACGATGAGAGTTTAAAAGCGCATTTTGGGGAAGATGTTAAGGCTGATGATGTGGTGATTGAGGGAGGAAAACTCTAAATTCTAAGGGCAATTTCGCTTGAAATTGCCTAAGTTATGCTATATTTCCACTCAAACAATGAAAAGAGACGCTATGCGAAGATACAAAACAAGACAAATTAAAGTTGGCGATGTGTTAATAGGGGGCGATGCACCGATTTCTGTGCAATCTATGCTCTTTACGAAAACAAGAGATATTGAGGGCTGTTTAGAACAGCTTAACCGTCTTTATTTCGCTGGAGCAAATATCGTCCGCCTTGCGTGTCTTGATATGGCTGACGCTAGGGCTTTAAAAGAGATAAAAGAAAAAAGCCCTCTGCCTTTAATCGTTGATATACATTTTAATCATAAGCTTGCTGTTTTTTGTGCGGAATTTATTGACGGAGTGCGGATAAATCCGGGTAATATCGGCTCTAAGGAAAATATAAGAGAAGTCGTAAAAGCGTGTAAAGAAAGGCAAATTCCTATAAGAATAGGCATCAATCACGGCTCCATAGAAAAGCAATTTAGCGATAAATTTGGTTATGGTGTGGATGCGATGCTTGAAAGTGCGAAATATAATATAGGGCTTTTGGAGGATTTGGATTTTACAGACATTAAAATTTCTATGAAAACCTCCAACACGCAAACGACCATTGAAGCTTATGAAAGGTTGCGTCCGCTTTGTGATTATCCTTTTCATTTGGGCGTAACAGAGGCTGGGACGAAATTTCACAGCACTATAAAAAGCTCTATCGCTTT includes:
- a CDS encoding JlpA family lipoprotein adhesin; translation: MKKNLALLGAFALFFSACSSEISDEVVKKYEQSLNEVVKEQLKEFTTSEEIEVKLKDFTCKADKAYIECNSPDFSLNSSGTPIFSAKNIKLRSNEIYTENNASGLISYKDYYAHLFSKNDKLETSVNLESLKLSDESIRQVENNSKALINDEKIAKLMQELSQDNYNVAFNLLTTKDGGNVNYNYSYKIGNDKENFISASLEGGIKEEVFKALDELEIKFDTDKLIVNEKSLVNFNNDSSKSIEAILKQSMVKNFKLDINLQTKDAFAPYINMAKSSLEVLQNQNTNEEQSLLYSKTLELINDISKNPLYKLNLALDFKDIPLSEFNTLKESGVEKITINGKDFSDILKTINQLSQIGMMVP
- the flhB gene encoding flagellar biosynthesis protein FlhB yields the protein MAGEDQEKTEEPTSKKIEDARQEGNVPKSQDASAVVTLIVAITLILFLMGFMGERIANLYRYYQSFIGVEFDLRIIQAIMMKSIFEVLIILAPIVLSIMVAGVVGNIMQFGFIFTTKPIMPNLSKINPLKGLKNLFSLKKLIESVKIILKVSVVFTIAFIVLLQFVKELPKVELYNLTAQMIWLRDKALILAAIVIIAFIVIAVLDVFLVRFQYFQGLRMSKQEIKDEYKQMEGDPQVKGRIRRLQMEAARRRMVQDVAGADVVITNPTHYAVALRYDTTKENAPRVVAKGVDFLALRIKEMAYKHNVIVYENPPLARQLYRDCDIDQMIPRELFKAVSEVFKFVYQANKKKFPKS
- a CDS encoding YaaA family protein; amino-acid sequence: MKILFSPSESKDKECTEGAFNESSFIFKELFKYRLEALQIYENCIKNANLEELQTFFGVKNPTQEFLHNLKTAPTKRAIELYTGVSYEYLNFQSLEEKAQNYILDNTLIFSNLFGVVRASDTLPFYKFKQGAKLGTFAIEKFYKEHFSKALDEYLKDEEVLDLRAGFYDKFYTPKKKISTYKFLKNGKIVSHYAKAYRGILLRIAAQNQIGSNAKLLSKLPNNLKLKDIKQLKFKEEITLEIMD
- a CDS encoding cysteine ABC transporter substrate-binding protein, with protein sequence MKKILLSIFTAFVAVFLTACGSETKENSIERIKNAGVVKIGVFGDKPPFGYVDEKGENQGYDIILAKRIAKELLGDENKVEFVLVEAANRVEFLKSNKVDIILANFTQTPERAEQVDFALPYMKVALGVAVPKDSKIKSVEDLKDKTLILNKGTTADAYFTKNHADIKSLKFDQNTETFAALMDKRGDALAHDNTLLFAWVKERPDYKVVIKELGNQDVIAPAVKKGDKELKEFIDNLIVSLAAEQFFHKAYDESLKAHFGEDVKADDVVIEGGKL
- the ispG gene encoding flavodoxin-dependent (E)-4-hydroxy-3-methylbut-2-enyl-diphosphate synthase, whose amino-acid sequence is MKRDAMRRYKTRQIKVGDVLIGGDAPISVQSMLFTKTRDIEGCLEQLNRLYFAGANIVRLACLDMADARALKEIKEKSPLPLIVDIHFNHKLAVFCAEFIDGVRINPGNIGSKENIREVVKACKERQIPIRIGINHGSIEKQFSDKFGYGVDAMLESAKYNIGLLEDLDFTDIKISMKTSNTQTTIEAYERLRPLCDYPFHLGVTEAGTKFHSTIKSSIALGNLLLKGIGDTMRVSMTGELEEEIRVAKAILQDSGVQKSGVNIISCPTCGRIQSDLLSAIKIVEEKTKHIKEPLNISVMGCVVNALGEAKGADVAIAFGKGQGLVIRHGEVVAKLKEDKLVEKFLEEVEDEVKLKRGL